Proteins encoded by one window of Desulfovibrio inopinatus DSM 10711:
- a CDS encoding Crp/Fnr family transcriptional regulator, with protein sequence MSRPSVFYELRAMPLFSGLDDNNLVSLATQGRIALIEAGSLVATEQDPADDFHVVLSGKAKLYKRSPGGKEQIVYVFEAGEPFCLCAMQTGERYPLSAEAMERTRLFTVSALSFADALESDPHLAFNVIKVLSRRLKEAMALIESLSLKDLSERVAAFLIQARPSSGDSTYSLPVSQREIAKIVGVTPEALSRHFKKFADMGVVAVSGRAVVILNQKRLEELAGTIEKEDHAE encoded by the coding sequence ATGAGTCGACCGTCGGTTTTTTACGAACTGCGCGCAATGCCGCTTTTTTCTGGACTGGATGACAACAACCTGGTCTCATTGGCTACTCAGGGGCGGATAGCGCTTATTGAAGCTGGAAGTCTGGTCGCCACCGAACAAGACCCTGCCGATGATTTTCATGTCGTTCTTTCGGGTAAAGCCAAGCTGTATAAACGATCACCAGGTGGAAAAGAGCAAATTGTTTATGTTTTCGAAGCAGGGGAACCGTTTTGTCTATGCGCTATGCAAACCGGTGAGCGCTATCCTTTGAGCGCTGAAGCCATGGAAAGAACACGGTTGTTTACTGTCTCGGCACTTTCTTTTGCCGATGCCTTGGAATCCGATCCTCATCTGGCGTTCAACGTCATTAAAGTGTTATCCCGACGCCTCAAGGAAGCCATGGCGCTTATTGAATCGTTATCTCTCAAAGATTTATCTGAACGGGTTGCCGCTTTTTTGATTCAGGCGCGACCATCTTCCGGAGATTCCACGTATAGTCTTCCTGTGTCGCAACGAGAAATCGCCAAAATTGTCGGTGTCACACCCGAAGCATTATCGCGACATTTTAAAAAATTTGCTGATATGGGAGTTGTGGCCGTGAGCGGTCGTGCCGTTGTTATTCTGAATCAAAAGCGACTTGAAGAGCTTGCAGGCACAATAGAAAAAGAAGATCACGCCGAATAA
- a CDS encoding cysteine hydrolase family protein, translating to MQCFVLYNLFVLCLEIKPIERSVEIMSNSFALVSIDMQNDFVLPGAPFAVGEAMSRIENMSKVLHFFRSKNLPVVHVCRRYRTDGSDVELVRRSAFLDGTSRGVVENTEGAKIVQELSPSNNEYVIVKPRFSAFFATELDLLLRRLGIHTIVLIGVNTANCIRSTAYDGISLDYDVVVLADATAAQTKAITEYNLQDMARIGIATPSFEEFRHSFNSLLA from the coding sequence ATGCAGTGCTTTGTTTTGTATAATTTATTTGTGTTGTGTCTTGAGATCAAACCTATTGAAAGGAGCGTTGAGATAATGAGCAATTCCTTTGCGTTAGTATCGATTGATATGCAAAATGACTTTGTTCTTCCTGGAGCGCCTTTTGCAGTTGGAGAAGCGATGTCCAGGATAGAGAATATGTCAAAAGTTCTTCATTTTTTTCGTAGTAAAAATCTTCCTGTAGTCCATGTATGTAGAAGGTATAGGACTGATGGTTCTGATGTTGAGCTTGTCAGGCGAAGCGCGTTTCTTGACGGAACATCCCGTGGAGTTGTCGAAAATACAGAGGGTGCGAAGATAGTTCAAGAACTTTCTCCCTCTAACAATGAATACGTTATTGTAAAGCCACGGTTTAGCGCCTTTTTTGCTACTGAGCTTGATTTATTGCTTCGCCGACTTGGTATTCATACAATTGTTCTTATTGGTGTCAATACAGCGAATTGTATTCGATCAACAGCCTATGATGGCATAAGCCTTGATTATGATGTTGTTGTTCTCGCTGATGCAACAGCAGCACAGACGAAAGCTATCACAGAGTATAATCTTCAAGATATGGCTCGAATTGGTATTGCTACGCCGAGTTTCGAGGAGTTTCGTCACAGCTTTAACTCTTTGCTGGCGTAA
- a CDS encoding AzlD domain-containing protein translates to MTNDQATTFFLACLLLGLGTWIFRASFLLAADRLRTSERFIRLLSFIPAAVLSALVVPAIIYHQGHIDALHGKERIIAGIAAAIVAWRTKNILATITTGMVAVGVLEWIF, encoded by the coding sequence ATGACGAACGATCAAGCGACGACATTCTTTCTCGCGTGTCTTCTCTTGGGACTGGGAACATGGATCTTTCGCGCATCATTTCTCTTGGCTGCGGACCGGCTCCGTACATCGGAACGATTTATCCGACTTCTCAGCTTCATTCCTGCGGCCGTTCTCAGTGCGTTGGTTGTTCCAGCCATTATCTATCACCAAGGACACATTGACGCGCTGCATGGCAAAGAACGTATTATCGCCGGCATTGCTGCCGCTATAGTAGCTTGGAGAACCAAGAATATATTGGCGACCATCACGACAGGCATGGTCGCCGTCGGAGTTCTTGAGTGGATTTTCTAA
- a CDS encoding UDP-glucuronic acid decarboxylase family protein: MYRKTRVLVTGGAGFLGSHLCERLLKEGYEVICLDNCFTGSKQNILHLHNDPNFEFLRHDITFPLYLEVDQIYNLACPASPIHYQFDPVQTTKTSVHGAINMLGLAKRVRAKIMQASTSEVYGDPEMHPQQESYWGNVNPIGMRSCYDEGKRCAETLFFDYKRQHNLRIKVARIFNTYGPRMHPNDGRVVSNFIVQALKNEPITVYGDGSQTRSFCYVDDLVEGFYRLMNVTDDAFSGPVNLGNPGEFTILQLANLVIEYTNSKSEIIYKPLPENDPRKRRPDITLAKEVLGWQPYTKLEQGLLKTITYFDKYLTQEEAAAQ; the protein is encoded by the coding sequence ATGTACAGAAAAACTCGTGTCCTCGTTACGGGCGGGGCTGGATTTCTCGGCTCTCACCTTTGCGAACGCCTTCTCAAAGAAGGCTACGAGGTCATTTGCCTCGATAACTGCTTCACCGGTTCGAAGCAGAATATTCTCCACCTGCATAATGATCCGAACTTCGAATTTTTACGACACGATATTACGTTTCCGCTCTACCTTGAGGTGGATCAGATATATAACCTGGCCTGCCCGGCATCGCCCATCCATTACCAATTCGACCCCGTCCAAACAACGAAAACAAGCGTCCATGGCGCCATCAATATGCTTGGTCTGGCCAAACGAGTTCGCGCCAAGATCATGCAAGCATCGACATCCGAAGTGTACGGCGACCCCGAAATGCATCCACAACAGGAATCCTACTGGGGTAACGTGAATCCTATCGGCATGCGCTCGTGCTACGATGAAGGAAAACGTTGTGCTGAGACATTGTTCTTCGACTATAAACGCCAGCATAACTTGCGCATCAAAGTCGCTCGCATTTTCAACACGTACGGACCTCGCATGCACCCCAACGACGGCCGCGTTGTCTCCAACTTCATTGTTCAGGCTCTCAAAAACGAGCCCATCACGGTCTATGGCGATGGTTCGCAGACTCGATCGTTCTGCTATGTCGATGATCTTGTCGAAGGATTCTACCGCCTCATGAATGTGACGGACGACGCGTTTTCCGGCCCGGTAAACCTCGGTAATCCAGGAGAATTTACGATTCTCCAGCTTGCAAATCTCGTTATAGAGTACACAAACTCAAAATCGGAGATTATTTACAAGCCGCTGCCGGAAAATGATCCCCGAAAACGACGCCCTGATATCACCTTGGCCAAAGAAGTTTTGGGCTGGCAACCGTACACCAAACTCGAGCAAGGCCTTCTGAAAACCATTACGTATTTCGACAAATACCTTACCCAAGAAGAAGCCGCTGCGCAGTAA
- a CDS encoding DUF1499 domain-containing protein has translation MTKASFPTCPSRPNCVNSKETHPRNAILPLTFDETQESRSTAWKRLRSVVLAIPGTQLIEESTDRLVCTVTSHIFKFIDDVIFVMRPDASVIDVHSASRIGYWDLGANRKRIERIRRIFEHNYASKELKL, from the coding sequence ATGACAAAAGCATCATTCCCCACCTGTCCTTCGCGACCAAACTGCGTCAATTCAAAAGAGACGCATCCACGGAATGCCATTCTGCCTTTGACGTTTGATGAAACACAGGAATCTCGTTCAACCGCATGGAAACGCCTTCGGTCCGTTGTTCTTGCCATCCCCGGAACGCAACTTATCGAGGAAAGCACAGATAGGCTGGTTTGTACTGTAACCAGTCACATTTTTAAATTCATAGATGACGTCATTTTTGTCATGCGACCTGATGCTTCGGTCATTGATGTGCATTCAGCATCACGCATTGGGTACTGGGATCTTGGTGCGAACCGAAAGCGCATCGAACGTATTCGCCGAATATTCGAGCACAATTACGCCAGCAAAGAGTTAAAGCTGTGA
- a CDS encoding response regulator → MKSHTIKSSFEPTKNPCSILIVEDEAANRLAMSLFLERFGHTVTKVQNGIEAVNTALSEKFDIILMDIQLPGLDGVEATRRIRTEFAERELTAPIIIALTAHAMAGDREKLLSSGMDDYISKPLDLFDLIAIIDRHCARLID, encoded by the coding sequence ATGAAATCACATACGATAAAATCATCTTTTGAGCCTACAAAAAACCCGTGTAGTATACTCATTGTCGAGGATGAAGCAGCCAACCGTCTTGCCATGTCTCTTTTTCTGGAACGTTTTGGGCACACCGTGACCAAAGTGCAAAATGGAATCGAAGCCGTCAACACAGCTTTGTCGGAAAAATTCGATATTATTCTCATGGATATTCAACTTCCCGGTCTCGACGGTGTGGAAGCGACACGACGTATTCGCACTGAATTCGCTGAACGAGAACTTACGGCTCCCATTATTATTGCGCTGACGGCCCATGCCATGGCCGGTGACCGGGAGAAACTGCTTTCGTCCGGTATGGATGATTACATTTCCAAACCCTTAGATCTCTTCGACCTCATCGCGATTATCGATCGACACTGTGCACGTTTGATCGACTAA
- the prmA gene encoding 50S ribosomal protein L11 methyltransferase produces the protein MGNLLQIDITVPAANGSTPSYCSEDVLSPDCNREALIAQLTTFLTMNIAHGWEEEENATNGHLVFRVILDKRPSSSALIEEISLRWPNIGLLVQEISDQDWSLAWKEYFTPIKAGSRFEILPPWSADQADPTRTPIFIEPKMAFGTGHHPTTALCLEHLSNLVESGRIKKNMEFLDLGTGSGILGIALSLLGLTGVGLDIDPLAMHCARENVLRNHVAEKFTLAAGSLDSLAVTRGFDVVVANILAGPLISMAPDLLDCVAQDGVLILSGILSHQAEDVARAYSRRGRPRIETKGDDDTWAVLVWS, from the coding sequence GTGGGCAATCTATTGCAAATTGATATTACTGTACCCGCAGCAAATGGCTCAACTCCGTCATATTGCTCCGAAGACGTGCTTTCGCCGGATTGCAACCGTGAAGCACTCATAGCTCAACTGACGACCTTCCTCACGATGAACATTGCCCATGGATGGGAGGAAGAAGAAAACGCGACAAATGGTCATCTTGTTTTTCGCGTAATACTGGACAAACGACCATCCAGCTCGGCATTAATCGAAGAAATTTCTTTGCGTTGGCCCAATATCGGCCTCCTTGTCCAAGAAATATCGGACCAGGACTGGAGTCTCGCCTGGAAAGAGTACTTCACTCCCATCAAAGCTGGATCGCGCTTTGAAATTCTCCCTCCATGGTCAGCCGACCAAGCCGATCCAACACGCACTCCCATATTCATCGAACCGAAAATGGCCTTTGGTACGGGGCATCACCCAACAACGGCGTTATGCCTTGAACATCTTTCCAATTTGGTTGAATCTGGTCGAATTAAAAAAAATATGGAGTTCCTCGACTTGGGGACAGGGTCGGGCATTCTCGGTATCGCTTTGTCCTTGCTTGGATTAACCGGTGTTGGTCTCGATATTGATCCTTTAGCGATGCATTGTGCCAGAGAAAATGTTCTTCGCAATCACGTGGCCGAGAAATTCACCTTGGCTGCAGGGAGCCTCGATAGTCTTGCCGTAACACGAGGATTCGATGTGGTCGTTGCCAATATTCTGGCTGGGCCGCTTATTTCCATGGCCCCGGATCTCTTGGACTGCGTTGCACAAGACGGTGTTCTTATTCTCTCCGGCATTTTATCTCACCAAGCCGAAGATGTCGCGCGTGCGTACTCAAGACGTGGACGACCACGCATCGAGACGAAAGGGGATGACGATACCTGGGCAGTTCTTGTATGGTCATGA
- a CDS encoding FAD-dependent oxidoreductase yields the protein MKSKRIVVIGGSAAGPKAAARAKRLDQDAQVVLLQKDPELSMASCGYPYYIGGTFDDRNQLICTPTGVVRDPGFFAKAKGVEAMVRTEVTEIDPKAKTVSFSKLDSNETGSLEYDKLIICTGASPRVPPIPGRELAGITPLHAMRDADALHEAAAQAKGKKAIIVGGGLIGIETCEAFAEKGLDVTVVELLPQILMFLDPEMAKLVENHVKAKGVNIITNNGVAEFIGENGHVSAVKLNDGTTLPCDVAVVAIGVVPNVRLAKDAGLGIGKFGGIEVNEFMQTTDPDIYASGDCVELTNRITGQKTLAPYGDLANLEGRVAAENAVKGNSSFFPGTIHSGICKVFDFTAATTGLSEERARQAGFDVVSATNAGLDRPGFMGAKLLVSKMVADAKTGRLLGFQIVGPGEVNRQVAEAAVAVMAGMSINDLAVADLPYAPPYSLAIDHFITSAHILQNKMNGLMTGVTNREVKAKLDAGEKLFFLDVRSPEEFAQMELGIGEKLIPLGALRSKMSELPEDKNAEIITYCKISMRGYEAQQVLHHAGYSNVTVMEGGVMAWPYGRKK from the coding sequence ATGAAATCCAAACGCATCGTCGTTATTGGCGGCTCTGCCGCCGGTCCCAAAGCCGCAGCCCGGGCTAAACGTCTTGATCAGGACGCCCAAGTTGTGTTGTTGCAAAAGGATCCTGAGTTGTCCATGGCTTCATGCGGCTATCCGTATTATATCGGCGGGACATTCGACGACCGCAATCAGCTTATCTGCACCCCGACCGGGGTTGTGCGTGATCCCGGCTTTTTTGCCAAGGCCAAAGGTGTAGAAGCCATGGTCCGCACCGAAGTGACTGAGATCGATCCCAAAGCCAAGACCGTTTCGTTCTCCAAGCTTGACTCCAACGAAACCGGCAGTCTGGAATATGACAAGCTCATCATTTGTACCGGTGCCAGCCCACGCGTTCCCCCCATCCCGGGTCGTGAACTGGCTGGTATTACGCCGTTGCACGCCATGCGCGATGCTGATGCCCTGCATGAAGCCGCTGCCCAAGCCAAGGGCAAAAAGGCCATCATCGTGGGCGGTGGATTAATTGGCATAGAGACCTGCGAAGCGTTCGCCGAAAAAGGACTTGATGTCACCGTCGTGGAACTCCTTCCGCAAATCCTCATGTTCCTCGATCCAGAGATGGCCAAGCTCGTAGAAAACCACGTCAAGGCCAAGGGCGTCAATATTATTACGAACAATGGTGTTGCCGAATTTATCGGCGAAAACGGCCACGTCAGCGCGGTCAAACTCAACGATGGGACGACACTGCCCTGCGATGTTGCCGTTGTCGCTATTGGCGTTGTGCCCAATGTGCGCCTAGCAAAGGACGCCGGTCTTGGCATCGGCAAATTCGGTGGTATTGAAGTCAATGAGTTCATGCAAACCACCGATCCCGATATCTATGCTTCCGGTGACTGCGTGGAACTGACCAACCGCATCACCGGACAAAAGACTCTGGCACCGTATGGCGACTTGGCCAACCTCGAAGGCCGTGTTGCCGCGGAAAACGCGGTGAAAGGAAATAGCTCTTTTTTCCCGGGGACCATACACAGCGGTATCTGCAAGGTATTCGATTTTACCGCAGCTACGACGGGATTATCTGAAGAGCGTGCGCGCCAGGCCGGTTTCGATGTGGTCTCGGCCACCAATGCCGGTCTTGATCGTCCCGGATTCATGGGCGCCAAACTGCTTGTATCCAAGATGGTTGCCGACGCCAAAACCGGGCGCCTGCTGGGCTTCCAGATTGTTGGCCCGGGCGAGGTCAACCGCCAGGTCGCCGAAGCCGCTGTTGCCGTCATGGCCGGCATGAGTATCAACGATCTTGCTGTCGCCGACCTGCCCTACGCGCCCCCCTATTCCTTGGCCATCGATCATTTCATCACGTCGGCGCATATCCTGCAAAACAAGATGAACGGCTTGATGACCGGCGTGACCAACCGTGAAGTCAAAGCGAAACTCGATGCCGGAGAAAAGCTGTTTTTCCTCGACGTGCGTTCACCGGAAGAATTCGCCCAAATGGAACTCGGCATCGGTGAAAAGCTTATTCCTTTGGGCGCTTTGCGTTCGAAAATGAGCGAGCTTCCGGAAGACAAAAATGCGGAAATCATTACCTATTGTAAAATTTCCATGCGTGGCTACGAAGCCCAACAAGTCTTGCACCATGCCGGCTACAGCAACGTCACCGTCATGGAAGGCGGCGTCATGGCCTGGCCGTATGGACGGAAAAAATAA
- a CDS encoding AzlC family ABC transporter permease: MSPSPEFIAAFRAGARSVFPALPGLVPFALICGVTAMKAQVPGYLASFMSLTVFAGASQLAALELFSAGAPLAVVVMTGLVINLRFVMYSASITPHLQNRTLFERILMAYVLTDQGYALSVIRFEKPPPLIKPDTILVRHS, from the coding sequence ATGTCCCCCTCCCCCGAATTCATTGCCGCATTCCGTGCCGGTGCGCGTTCTGTCTTTCCTGCACTTCCCGGACTCGTCCCTTTTGCTTTGATCTGTGGTGTAACCGCAATGAAAGCCCAAGTACCAGGATACCTCGCCTCATTCATGTCATTGACCGTTTTTGCGGGGGCATCACAGCTTGCCGCTCTGGAGCTCTTCAGTGCAGGGGCACCGTTAGCCGTTGTCGTCATGACAGGGCTTGTCATCAATCTCCGATTTGTCATGTATAGCGCGTCGATAACCCCACACCTTCAGAACCGTACCCTTTTTGAACGCATTCTCATGGCCTATGTCCTGACCGATCAAGGCTATGCACTTTCTGTCATTCGGTTCGAAAAGCCCCCCCCGTTAATAAAGCCGGATACTATCTTGGTGCGTCACTCATGA
- a CDS encoding (Fe-S)-binding protein yields MNYPPNSRCMDPELRSLLDQYDFSECMVCGACSAGCPTSGAPELDGLDTRKVLRLLANGLVDEVIESRFPWLCTGCGRCASNCPHNIDVPAIMAHLRSRRNRDSVPGSLHKGVLNNLKTGNNLGITQEEYLQGMAELGQELSEELPGFYVPVDRDGAKTLFFPNSKEVYGDFEDQFWWWQIFYAARESWTVPSENWEAVDWALFSANPDANREFARRKIDYVKKHNIGRLIMPDCGGGSYGFRKGMETLVKEDPANAINFIYLYDYLMEIIKEGRITLDKSVHAGKTFTFHDSCKHGRELERNFGKGYFDEPRWIIQQCVDNFVELTPNRHQNYCCGAGGGLWPMPYEEQSAWHGRYKYEQIQQSKANVIVVGCSNCRDQIMKRLPKYFDGCTYEVKYIWQLVAEALVITPWSQERIEKAEAEAKAQWDHFGITPEGDVDW; encoded by the coding sequence ATGAATTACCCGCCTAATAGTCGATGCATGGACCCGGAGCTCCGATCACTTCTTGACCAGTATGATTTCTCTGAATGCATGGTCTGTGGTGCGTGTTCAGCCGGTTGTCCAACGAGTGGTGCTCCTGAATTAGATGGTTTGGACACACGCAAAGTCTTGCGCTTGCTTGCTAATGGGCTTGTCGACGAGGTTATCGAGTCCCGTTTTCCGTGGCTTTGCACAGGGTGCGGCCGCTGTGCCAGCAACTGTCCACATAATATCGATGTTCCGGCAATTATGGCGCATTTGCGGAGTCGCCGCAACCGCGATAGCGTTCCTGGATCATTACATAAAGGCGTTCTCAACAATCTTAAGACCGGCAATAATCTTGGCATCACGCAAGAAGAATATCTTCAAGGAATGGCTGAGCTTGGTCAGGAGTTGTCTGAAGAGTTGCCAGGGTTTTATGTGCCTGTCGACAGAGATGGTGCGAAGACATTGTTTTTCCCGAACTCGAAAGAGGTCTATGGGGATTTTGAAGACCAGTTTTGGTGGTGGCAGATTTTTTATGCTGCTCGTGAATCCTGGACCGTCCCGTCTGAGAATTGGGAGGCTGTTGACTGGGCCTTGTTTTCAGCCAATCCCGACGCCAATCGTGAATTTGCCCGGCGGAAAATCGACTATGTGAAAAAACACAATATTGGTCGATTGATCATGCCTGACTGCGGTGGGGGATCATATGGTTTCCGGAAGGGCATGGAAACATTGGTGAAAGAAGATCCAGCCAATGCGATCAATTTCATCTATTTGTATGATTATCTTATGGAGATCATCAAAGAAGGGCGTATTACGTTGGATAAATCCGTACATGCAGGGAAGACATTTACATTTCATGATTCCTGTAAGCATGGTCGCGAACTCGAACGAAATTTTGGGAAAGGATATTTTGACGAACCGCGTTGGATAATTCAACAGTGTGTTGATAACTTTGTCGAACTCACGCCGAATCGGCATCAAAATTATTGTTGTGGAGCTGGTGGAGGCTTGTGGCCCATGCCGTATGAAGAACAATCGGCTTGGCATGGTCGCTACAAATATGAGCAAATTCAGCAGAGTAAGGCCAACGTTATTGTTGTTGGCTGCTCGAACTGTCGTGATCAAATCATGAAGCGTTTGCCAAAATACTTCGATGGGTGCACGTATGAAGTCAAGTATATTTGGCAACTTGTCGCCGAAGCGCTTGTCATTACACCCTGGTCTCAAGAGCGTATTGAAAAAGCTGAAGCTGAAGCCAAGGCACAATGGGATCATTTCGGCATTACACCTGAAGGTGATGTGGATTGGTAG
- a CDS encoding GrpB family protein has translation MTKETLAEKIARVTAEIVMLSAYDPAWPSHFEEEKRHLEACLPADLIIRIEHIGSTAIPGLIAKPIIDMLIEITDVERGKRLIPEILESQGYDCFWRPHGNRNIPPYYTWCIKRASNGTRTHHLHIDAPRAQANKVRFRDILLANPERAHEYANLKQRLELQHKNNRIAYTTAKGSFIQETLDDENIF, from the coding sequence ATGACAAAAGAAACGCTTGCAGAAAAAATCGCTCGCGTCACAGCAGAAATCGTGATGCTATCGGCGTATGATCCCGCATGGCCGAGTCATTTCGAAGAAGAAAAACGCCATTTGGAGGCATGCCTTCCCGCTGACTTGATCATTCGCATTGAACATATCGGCTCCACAGCCATTCCCGGCCTTATCGCCAAACCCATTATCGACATGCTCATTGAGATTACTGACGTGGAACGCGGTAAACGCCTTATCCCTGAAATTCTCGAATCCCAAGGATATGATTGCTTTTGGCGTCCTCATGGCAATCGCAATATCCCCCCATACTATACCTGGTGCATCAAACGCGCATCCAATGGCACACGCACCCACCATCTCCACATCGATGCCCCCAGAGCGCAGGCAAACAAGGTACGGTTTCGGGATATCCTTCTTGCAAATCCAGAACGAGCCCATGAATACGCCAACCTGAAGCAGCGCCTTGAACTCCAACACAAAAACAATCGTATCGCATATACCACCGCCAAAGGGAGCTTCATTCAAGAGACGCTCGACGATGAAAACATCTTTTGA